A genomic stretch from Spirochaetaceae bacterium includes:
- a CDS encoding methyltransferase, whose translation MSSARRSAHEPPEHDAPWLRDYLHKSVSFRFAGHTLQFALSQSLFSSFDVDTGSRLLLTSVAQQLAEEPEERGRLRSILDLGCGTGVLGVALAKHYAADLTARDRDALALAVSAHNAARNGVACRTAGGVDTRNLDGSREGGPFRLVVSNLPAKAGAPVLAHMIAEAARVTGGGGRIALVVVSNLAAQTRRQLAEVAELIHEREGHRHTVFHARPRTDRAIASAAPGAPCGALPAPYRRRRAEMTLAGTSYPLETAYGLPDFDRPSHLSELAATTMQRRLLATRATGAGAGAGAGAERILTWNTGQGHLPVWLAHALAAAPTGNAGRCRHFTLVSRDALQLLATRANLCRHGIPEDAVAIYHQVALHQAAGNHDLALLHPDDDLPATARDGLFSAVVPLVSPGGNVVLYGGAPDIAPLLGRRRPFTLVREARRRALRVAILGAPNDVT comes from the coding sequence ATGTCGAGCGCTCGTCGTAGCGCGCACGAACCGCCGGAGCACGACGCGCCCTGGCTGCGCGACTACCTGCACAAGTCGGTCTCGTTCAGGTTCGCCGGCCACACGCTCCAGTTCGCACTCTCCCAATCGCTGTTCAGCAGCTTCGATGTCGATACCGGCTCGCGGCTGTTGCTCACCAGCGTGGCGCAGCAATTGGCCGAAGAACCCGAAGAGCGCGGCCGTCTGCGCTCGATCCTCGACTTGGGTTGCGGTACCGGCGTGCTCGGCGTGGCGCTGGCCAAGCACTACGCCGCCGACCTGACGGCGCGCGATCGCGACGCGCTGGCGCTCGCGGTTTCCGCCCACAACGCCGCCCGCAACGGCGTCGCCTGCCGCACCGCCGGCGGCGTGGACACACGCAACCTGGACGGCAGCCGCGAAGGTGGGCCATTCCGACTGGTGGTGTCCAACCTGCCCGCCAAGGCGGGCGCGCCGGTGCTCGCGCACATGATCGCCGAGGCCGCACGGGTCACCGGCGGCGGCGGTCGCATCGCCCTGGTGGTGGTGAGCAACCTCGCCGCACAGACCCGCCGGCAACTCGCCGAGGTGGCCGAGTTGATCCATGAGCGCGAAGGCCACCGCCACACCGTATTCCATGCCCGCCCGCGTACTGACCGCGCCATCGCCTCGGCCGCGCCGGGCGCCCCGTGCGGTGCGCTGCCGGCACCCTACCGGCGCCGCCGCGCCGAGATGACCCTGGCCGGAACGTCCTACCCTCTCGAAACCGCCTACGGCCTTCCCGACTTCGACCGGCCGAGCCACTTGAGCGAGCTGGCCGCGACAACCATGCAACGCCGCCTGCTCGCGACCCGTGCCACGGGAGCGGGAGCGGGAGCGGGAGCGGGAGCGGAAAGGATTCTGACATGGAACACGGGGCAGGGCCACCTGCCGGTTTGGCTGGCTCACGCCCTCGCCGCCGCGCCGACCGGAAACGCCGGACGCTGCCGACACTTCACGCTGGTGAGCCGCGATGCGCTGCAACTCCTCGCCACGCGAGCCAACCTGTGCCGCCACGGGATTCCCGAGGACGCGGTCGCCATCTACCACCAGGTGGCGCTGCACCAAGCAGCCGGTAATCATGACTTGGCGCTGCTGCACCCCGACGACGACTTGCCGGCGACCGCTCGCGACGGCCTATTCTCAGCGGTGGTGCCGCTGGTGAGCCCCGGCGGGAACGTCGTGCTGTACGGCGGCGCGCCCGACATCGCGCCCCTGCTCGGGCGCCGCCGGCCGTTTACGCTGGTTCGCGAGGCCCGGCGCCGCGCGCTGCGCGTTGCCATCCTCGGGGCACCGAACGACGTTACCTGA
- the efp gene encoding elongation factor P, whose protein sequence is MVKAGAVDKGMYLLVKGTPHLVTEREFVNPGKGSAFVRLKLKNIRTGLVVRQVNKSQEQVEDVEIDTVPAQYLYSDGDGYVFMNAETYDQFTVPLDGLEDRRYYLLDGETYQIVVWDETPLDIKLPIKMALEVTDAPHAERGDTATGVTKVATTATDLKVKVPLFIKDGDRIVVNTETGEYVERSS, encoded by the coding sequence ATGGTAAAAGCGGGCGCAGTGGACAAGGGCATGTATCTGCTCGTCAAGGGAACTCCCCACTTGGTGACGGAGCGGGAGTTCGTGAATCCGGGCAAGGGGTCGGCATTCGTGCGGCTGAAGCTGAAGAACATTCGCACCGGACTGGTGGTGCGGCAGGTGAACAAGAGCCAGGAGCAGGTGGAGGACGTGGAGATCGACACCGTGCCGGCCCAGTACCTGTACAGCGACGGCGACGGCTACGTGTTCATGAACGCCGAGACCTACGACCAGTTCACGGTGCCGCTGGACGGCCTGGAGGATCGCCGCTACTACCTGCTCGACGGCGAGACTTACCAGATCGTGGTGTGGGACGAGACGCCGCTGGACATCAAGCTGCCGATCAAGATGGCGCTGGAGGTGACCGACGCGCCGCACGCGGAGCGTGGCGATACCGCCACCGGCGTTACCAAGGTGGCCACCACCGCGACCGACCTGAAGGTGAAGGTGCCGCTGTTCATCAAGGATGGAGACCGCATCGTGGTGAACACCGAAACCGGGGAGTATGTCGAGCGCTCGTCGTAG